In Candidatus Desulfatibia profunda, the following proteins share a genomic window:
- a CDS encoding acyltransferase domain-containing protein has product MKKDVAFLYPGQGAQHLGMGFDFYQRYPVARQLFDRADQFLGYPLSRICFQGPEEELQRDLNAQLAVYTLSCILTEILKADNIFPARVCGYSSGFYAAAYAADCFDFSYGLYLVKRAGEILLEEGRKINGGMAVIFGLALEKVKDVCRQVGNVDVAIINTPRQIVISGLSSSLSAAMDLALAEGALDVYPLSVAAAYHSSFMKPAGERFSDEISQEHLKDPQIPVMSYLSLERICNKRDLKYIMAAQLSGPVLWVDLIKGISNKGSRLLMEVGPGAVIFRTVKWIDRRVETMNTGTTERLNTAIERLKGINA; this is encoded by the coding sequence ATGAAAAAAGATGTTGCCTTCTTATATCCCGGCCAGGGCGCCCAGCACCTGGGCATGGGTTTTGATTTTTATCAGCGCTATCCCGTTGCCCGGCAGCTGTTTGATCGAGCGGATCAATTTTTGGGTTACCCCCTGAGCCGAATTTGTTTTCAAGGCCCGGAAGAGGAACTTCAGCGCGATTTGAACGCCCAACTGGCTGTTTACACGCTTAGCTGCATTTTGACCGAAATCCTGAAGGCCGATAACATCTTCCCTGCCAGGGTCTGCGGCTATAGCTCCGGCTTCTATGCCGCCGCGTATGCAGCGGACTGCTTTGATTTTTCCTACGGCCTTTATCTTGTTAAACGTGCCGGTGAAATCCTGCTGGAAGAAGGTCGCAAAATAAACGGCGGCATGGCCGTAATTTTCGGGCTTGCGCTTGAAAAGGTAAAAGATGTCTGCCGGCAGGTCGGCAATGTCGATGTCGCCATTATCAATACCCCTCGCCAGATCGTCATTTCAGGCCTTAGCTCGTCGCTCAGTGCAGCCATGGATCTTGCTCTGGCCGAGGGCGCCCTGGATGTTTATCCTTTGTCTGTCGCTGCGGCTTATCATTCAAGCTTTATGAAACCGGCCGGCGAACGTTTTTCGGATGAAATCAGCCAGGAGCATCTCAAAGATCCGCAGATTCCTGTGATGTCCTACCTTTCTTTGGAGCGCATCTGCAACAAAAGGGATTTGAAATATATCATGGCCGCCCAGTTAAGCGGTCCGGTTTTATGGGTTGATTTGATCAAAGGAATAAGCAATAAAGGCAGCAGGCTGTTGATGGAAGTCGGACCCGGCGCCGTCATTTTCAGAACCGTAAAATGGATCGACAGGCGTGTTGAAACCATGAATACCGGTACGACGGAAAGATTGAACACGGCCATCGAGAGGCTTAAAGGGATCAACGCCTGA
- a CDS encoding outer membrane lipoprotein carrier protein LolA, with protein MFGQTFALMVMILYLLLLCGQVFASEKQSEPESELSRVLECIKKKEKTLKTFTATFRQIKKTYLLNEPLTSEGLIYFDSSGKLLMKVTSPSPLLILFKNSSLLVYYPEIAKAEKRYIGNAESIFKEYFGIAQPVEALKQQYDIQLSSETHSDGYVLKMIPKIKDIAKHIDRIEVFVNPETWLPERIFFTEVKGDRTELWLQFTAVNQPLPPGIFSIILPVTDDRDR; from the coding sequence ATGTTCGGTCAAACCTTTGCGCTGATGGTTATGATTCTGTACCTGTTGCTGCTTTGCGGCCAGGTGTTTGCATCTGAAAAACAGTCGGAGCCGGAGTCGGAACTCAGCCGGGTGCTTGAATGCATCAAAAAGAAGGAAAAAACCCTTAAGACCTTTACGGCGACATTCAGGCAAATCAAAAAGACCTACCTGCTGAACGAGCCGCTGACTTCAGAAGGTTTGATCTATTTTGATTCTTCGGGAAAGCTGCTTATGAAAGTTACCAGCCCTTCGCCCTTGCTGATCCTTTTTAAAAATAGCAGCCTGCTGGTATATTATCCTGAAATAGCCAAGGCGGAAAAACGATACATTGGAAACGCTGAGAGTATATTCAAGGAATATTTCGGCATTGCTCAGCCGGTCGAGGCCTTAAAGCAGCAATATGATATTCAGCTTTCCTCAGAAACACATTCAGATGGATATGTTTTAAAGATGATACCGAAAATAAAAGACATTGCAAAGCATATCGATCGTATCGAAGTCTTCGTGAACCCGGAAACCTGGCTTCCCGAGAGAATTTTTTTCACGGAAGTCAAAGGAGACCGGACCGAATTATGGTTGCAGTTCACCGCAGTCAATCAGCCGTTGCCGCCCGGCATTTTTTCAATAATATTGCCGGTAACCGATGATCGCGATCGCTGA